The stretch of DNA AGCATTAATATTTCCATGGTCTTTGTTCCTGCTCTGTTTTTATATTTTAGTAAAGTTTTTCCTTATGAACCCAAAAAAGTTTTGAGTTTAGAAAAACTTCTTATTTTTGTCCCTGCATTATTATTGACCTTATTTATTATAACCAATAAGATCATAACCGGGATAAAACTCATTGAGAATAAACATGAATATATGGTCGGCTGGGCACAGCCTTTATTTGTCGGATATTTTTTTATATTTTTCTCCCTTGCCTTTTTTAATTTATACAGAAGCCTAAAAAAAAGCCATGGGACACAGGCAATACAGCTAAGATATATATTTTTTGGTTTCGCCTTAAATGCAATAATTGGTCTTATCACAAATTTATTACTACCAACCATAGGAATAACACAATTTATTTTAATCGGCCCCGGCTCTACCATAATATTCATCGGGGTTACAGCCTACACAATAGTCCGCCACCGACTTATGGATATAGAAATCGTTATACAAAAGGGAGTTATCTATACAACTCTTACCTCACTTATAATCGCCACATATGTTTTTATGGTTGTACTTTCCGAACAGCTCCTTAAAAGGACTTTTGGATATAATTCCACTTTGGTTTCAGGATTAGTCGCGATCATCATCGCGATTTTTTTTCATCCTCTTTTAACTTTCCTTAAAAATACAACCAGCAAATATTTTTATCCAAAACACTACGATTATAAAAAAGTGCTAAAAGAAATAAGCCACAAAATCGCAATTCAGATCAGAATGGATGATCTCGCCAAACTACTAGCTTCAACCTTTACAAAAATAATGCATACATCCGAAGTAGCTTTGCTTATACTAAACAAAGGTAAGGCAAGATATATCTCTGTCCCTATAGAATTTTCAGAAGGAGAAAGCAAATATAAAAGGATTGAAATAGACCAACACAGCCCTATTGCAAATGGGCTAAAAACAACAAAAGATGTCCTTTTTGACGATGAAATAAAATCAGAAATTTTAAGACTGCAAGCTTTAAGAAAAAAGGATAATCCCGAATTGTTAAGCCTTTTAGATATAAAAGAAGAGATGGAAAGCCTGGGAGGTTCTTTATGGGTCCCTATATTTTCAGGAGAAGAACTTACAGGCATAATATTTCTGGGAAGCAAGCTTTTGGGAGATACTTATACGCTGGAAGAGATAACTTTGTTAATTACACTTGCAAAACATATTTCCACGGCTTTTGAGAATACAAATTTATACGAAGAGGTCCTCTCTATAAAAAATTATACGCAAGACATCTTAGACACCATGCCATCAGGAGTTTTAACCATAAGCACGGAAGGATCTATTATAACGTTTAATCCCATGGCAGAACATATAACCGGACTTATAACAAAAGATATTATAGGCAAAAACTTTAAAAATATCTTTTCCCCTGAAAACCCCATATCACTCACCATTTACGCCGCGTTAAACAATAAATGTTTTACCAATTTTGAAGCAAACATAATACCAGAAGACAAGGAATCAATGCCCATATCTTTAACAAGCACCCTCCTTAAAAATTCCCAGGAAAAAATAACAGGAGTATTGCTTACCATAACTAATCTTGCACAAATACGCTCACTAAAAGAAAAATTAAAGCAAACAGATAAAATAAACGCCTTGGGAACAATGGCCGCCAGTATGGCCCATGAAATAAAAAATCCTCTCTCTTCCATGAAAGTTCTTTCGCAATTATTGCCGTTAAAATATGATGACAAGGAATTCAGAGGGAAAATCATAGAGATAATCCCAAAAGAGGTCTCTCGAATAGACAGAGTAATTGAATCACTTTTAAATTTTGCAAGATCTACAGCTCCTCAATTTATAGAAACAGATATTAATAAATTGATAGATAAAGATGTAAAATACTTTTACGAACAAGCCAAAAACAATGGCATAAAAATTACAACAAATTACGCGGAACTCCCACAAATAAAATGTGATACAGACCAGCTTACGCAAGTTTTTTCCAACTTAATATTAAACGCTATCCAAGCAATGCCGGAAGGAGGAGAATTAAAAATAACAACAGGGGAAGGGCAAAAGATAGATAGCACTCTTTGTGGTATAAAAATCACGATATCAGATACCGGACATGGGATTTCAAAAGAAAACTTAAAAAAACTATTTGATCCTTTTTTTACCACAAAATCCGCGGGAACGGGACTTGGGCTGACAATTTCCAAAAGCATTATTGAGAGTCATAGCGGTACAATGGAAGTCTCTTCTATACAAGGGAAAGGGACTACTTTTACAATAAATTTGCCGCTCAAACAAAAAATTTAACCCCGATTATTCACCCCGATTAGGAAATCGGGGTTCATAAACGAACAGGATTCTAACAGAGTGTTGGAAATTTTTCCAGGGATGAATAATCGAGGTTAATATCTCAATTTAATATCTCTTTACGTAACAAACAAGAATTGCTATAATTTATCACATACAAAAAACTTACCCCTTTGCAGCTTAAGAAGGAGGTACAGGAATGGAAGTAAAAACGGTTCAGTTTCCGGAATTAGATGCGGAAGGAAAAGGGATGAGGATTGGGGAAGGGACACTTTCTGATATTCCAATTGAGGTAACAGCCGAACTTGGAAAATCAAAGCTTACATTAAGAGAAATATTAGAAATTGCGGAAGGTTCCATAATTGAGCTTGACCGCCTGGCAGGCGAGCCTCTGGATATAAAAGTAGGCGGGTCTGTAATTGCTCAAGGAGAAGTTGTTGCAATTGATGATAATTATGGAATTAGAATTACTAACGTTTTGCTAAAGTAAAAAAATATGACATACGAAGCTTTAACTTTACATCAAACACCAATCGTAACATTCGGTTACATAATCCAGGTGCTTCTATCTCTTGCAATTGTAATCGGATTAATCTATGTTGCCGCAAAATATCTACTGCCAAGACTGCAACAAATAGTGCCAAAAGGGAAGCTTATGCAAGTAACAGACCGAATGGGACTTGAACCTCAGGTAACGGTATACTCGTTAAAAATTGAAAGTTATACATATCTTTTGGCCGTAAGCAACAAAAATGTCACTTTAATTGATAAATTTAAAGAGGGAGAACTAGGTTGAAAAAAATTTGGTTCTTTGTCTTCCTGCTGTTGCCCAGCTTCGCCCTTGCCGCGCCACAAGGTCAGATAGCCGGACAAATAAACTTAAATTCAATTATGAATTCCCCGCAATTCTCATCAAGCATACAAATGATAATAGGAATAGCGCTCATCTCCTTAGTCCCATTCTTTCTTATTTCCGTAACCGGGTTTTTAAGGATAATTATAGTTTTTTCTTTGGTAAGGACTGCTATCGGAACACAACAGGTTCCACCAACATCAGTTCTTGTAGGAATCGCCGTGTTTATGACTATTTTTGTAATGAATCCCGTTTGGCAAGAGGTAAATAAAAAAGCGATAGAACCCTACAATCAAGGAAAATTTTCAGAAATGCAGGCATTTAAAGCAGGGTCCGAACCTTTGAAAATGTTTATGTTGAGACAAGTTAGAGAAAATGATCTTGCTCTCTTTGTGAAGTTTTCCAATATCGAACCCCCTAAAAAGGCGGAGGATGTTCCTTTATATGTTGTAATTCCGGCTTTTATGATTTCAGAGCTTAAAACTTCTTTTCAAATAGGCTTTTTGTTGTTTATACCATTTATCATAATAGATCTGGTCGTAGCAAATATTTTATTATCCCTGGGAATGTTTATGTTATCCCCCGTCATGGTTTCACTCCCGTTTAAAATATTACTGTTTGTCTTAGTTGACGGATGGAATTTAATAACACGGGGATTATTAATGAGTTTTAGGTAAATTTTCCCAAGAAAACGCGCATTTTCATGTTTCTTTAAATAAAATTGGAGCCGCAAAAATGAACCAAGATTTTATCGTTCAAGTAATGAATCAAGGGATAATGACAGTTCTCATCGTCTCCTTGCCAATAGTGGGAATAGGTTTGCTTGTAGGCTTTATAATAAGTCTCTTTCAGGCGGTTACTCAGATTCAAGAACAAACCTTAACTTTTGTGCCAAAAGTTATTGCTGTCCTACTTTTACTAGCCGTAACCTTCCCTTGGATAATGTCTCTCCTTATAGACTTTACAGCAACTCTGTGGTCATCCATCCCCAACATGGTCAGATAAAAATGATAATTACCATTCCGCAAATACAAGTATTTTTTTTCATAATAGCCAGAGTAGCAGGAATCTTTATTCAAGCTCCCATTTTATCCAGCAGATCATTTCCAACCTTAGGCAAAACTGCTCTTGCAATATGGATATCCCTGATACTTTGGTTTGTAACTCCCATAAAAATAGAATTAATGCCTCAGAATCTTATAGGTTTCGTCCTTGCGTTAACAACAGAAGTTATGTTGGGTTTTACGATCGGATTCGCGTGTAACATAATCTTCCTTTCAATACAAAGCGCGGGAGAACTTATAGACCTCCAAATGGGTCTTTCTGTCGCGCAATCCTTTGACCCTGTATTTGGAGGCGCTGTTTCGATAATGGGCCGCGCATTATTTTTTACTGGAATAGTTATTTTTTTCGCCGTAGATGGGCATCATTTATTCCTTTCTATTCTTCATCAAAGTTTCAATATGATCCCAGCTCCCGCCGTAATTAATCTGGCATCACCAAGTTTTATAACAACACTAATGGGCCTTGGCGCAACATTATTAAATCTATCCATCAAACTTGCCATCCCTGCGATTCTTGTAATATTTATTTCCGATTTTTGTTTTGGAATAGTCTCCAGGGTCGCCCCACAAGTAAATGTATTCATGCTTGGGTTCCAGGTCAAACCATCTTTAGGTCTTTTAACTCTTTTTCTCATAATGCCTTTACTTGTAAAACAGATAGCGTCACTTCTTGGAATTATGGGAGAAGAAGCGCTAAAATTACTTTTAGCGCTTAAAATTGCTTAAACCCCAACAATTCGCCTTAATATTTTAATTTATGATGAAACGTTAAATTAGGGAGGTCTTAAAAATTGGCCGAGCAAGGTGGAGATAAAACAGAAGAACCTACTCCCCATAGATTGCGGGAAGCAAGAGAAAAGGGACAAATTGCAAAAAGCCGTGAAGTAACAACTGCAGTGTTATTGCTTTTAAGTTATTCCGTCTTCCGTTATTTTGGAGAGGGGAGCTGGACTTCCCTTGTCCAGATGGGGCAAGGGATATTTTCCCAAATTCCAGCATCGGCAAATGAATTCTCTTTTGATTTTGCTTCTTATATTCTTTTAATAGGCCTTAAAGCTTTTGCTTTGGCTTTAATTCCAATTTTTGCTGTAACATTTTTAGCCGCAATAATAGTTGAAACAATGCAAACGGGATTTGTTTTTACGGGTGATCCCCTATCCCCTAAAATTGAAAGAATAAATCCTCTTGAAGGCTTTAAAAAGATGTTTTCTCTTCAAGGTTTTGTAGAAGTCATAAAATCAATCTTAAAAATAATTATAGTTTTTTATATAGCATGGATAACAGTAAAAAAAGATCTGCCTTATATTATGGTTCTATTAGACAACAATCCCTGGGATTCCCTGCTGCTTGGAGGACTCCTTGCATATACAATTGCCATGCGAGTCGGAATTTTTTACATAATCATTGCTTTTTTGGATTATCTTTACAGAAGATGGGAATACATGAAAAACCTCAAAATGACAAGACAAGAAGTAAAAGAAGAATACAAACGATTAGAAGGAGATCCTCAAGTAAAACAAAGAATAAGAGACATGGCAAGACAAATTGCGTACCAGAGAATGATGTCATCTGTTCCCCAGGCAGATGTTGTAGTAACAAACCCCACACATGTCGCCTGTGCTGTAAAATATGAGCAAAACAAAATGAAAGCCCCCAGATTAATGGCAAAGGGAATGCGTAAGCATGCAGAAAAAATACGCCAAATTGCGGAAGAACATGAAATACCAGTAGTTGAAAACGAACCTTTAGCCCGTTCAATATATAGAACAACAAAAGTCGGACAAGAGATACCAAGAGAACTATATCAGGCCGTGGCAGAAGTTTTGGCATATATATACAAAAAAAAGAAAGATAAAGAAGCATTAAATAAGACTATTGCTGGCATCCCTCGGGGGTGATAGAATCTACGTATGGCTTTCCCAGGAATTGATTTAAAAAATCTGCAATCTTTGTTTTCTGGGTCTGATCTATTTGTTGGAATTCTACTTATTGGAATAGTTGCTCTTATTATAGTTCCTCTACCTCCTTTTCTCCTTGATATTCTTATGACTTTAAACATAGCTTTTGCTTTGCTCATTTTGCTTGTCGCAATGTATTTAAAAGAGCCGCTTGAATTTGCCGCATTTCCATCAATACTTTTAGTCGTCACTCTTTTTAGGCTGTCGCTCAATATTGCAGCGTCAAGACTCATACTTCTTCATTCAAATGCGGGACAAGTTGTACAGGCTTTTGGAAGTTTCGTAGTTGGAGGAGATTATATTGTAGGAGCAATAGTCTTTACTATTATAACAATTGTGCAATTCGTTGTTATCACAAAGGGGTCAGAGCGTGTCGCGGAAGTTGCGGCAAGATTTACTCTTGATGCTATGCCGGGCAAACAAATGTCAATTGACGCTGATCTAAACGCAGGGCTTATAGACGCCAATGAAGCAAGGGGCAGGCGTCGTAAAATAGAACAGGAAGCCACATTTTTTGGAAGTATGGACGGTTCAAACAAATTTGTACGCGGAGATTCTATTGCGGGAATCATCATCGTCATAATCAATTTAATAGGAGGGATACTTGTAGGTTGGCTGCAGCGCGGCTTGGGAATAATGGATGCGCTTACAACCTTTGCGTTACTCACTGTCGGCGCAGGCATTTTAGCACAGGTCACAGCACTCCTTGTATCTGTTGCCGCAGGTCTTGTTATTACAAAATCAGCCTCGGAGATGAGCTTGGGAACAGATGTATCAAGACAACTTTTTGCCCAACCAAGAGCTTTTGCTTTTGTCTCTTTAATATTGGCTTTCTTTGCTTTGATTCCCGGTATCCCTACCCTCCCCTTTTTAGGTCTTGCAGGAGCAAGTGGAACTCTTGCAATGGCGCTTATTCAATCGCAAACAAAATCTGAAGAAACACAAATGATGAAAGATGAAGGCATGGGCAAAGATGCCATGAAAAAACCTGAAAGCATTCTTGGCACATTAGGGTTAGACCCTCTCTCTTTAAAAACAGGGAGAAACCTGATCCCCTTAATTGATCCCGCGCAAAAAGGGCCACTGCTTGAACGTATAACATTAATCAGGTATCAAATAGGACAAGATTTAGGTTTTGTTATTCCGGGAGTCAGGGTAATGGATGATCTTTCTCTTCCTCCAAATCAATATACTATAGAAATTCGCGGGACCAAAGTTTCAACAGGAGAAGCATTTATGGGTCATCATAGAGTTGATATGAGGCTGGCGGAAGTCAAAACAAAAAAACTTACAGGTTCAGAATCAAAAGATCCCATGACCAATGAATCTGTAACATGGGTGCCCGACGACATACTCCCTGATCTACAAAAGTTAGGAGTACCTTCAATAGAACCGGTAGAAGCAATTACAAATCATTTCACGGAAGTTATCAAAAGGTTTGCAGATGAAATCATGACCCGACAAAACATCCAATCTCTTATAGAAATTGTAAAAAATACGAACGCCGCAATCGTAAGAGAGCTGATACCAGACATGCTATCCTTAGGGCAAGTACATAAAGTGCTTCAATTGCTGGTTCGTGAACGTGTAAGTATTCGGGATTTATCCACCATCCTTGAAAGATTGGCAGATTACGCGCATTTATCCCGCGATATAAATGTTCTTGCAGAATATGTCCGTCAATCACTTGCCCGTCAAATTTGCGAACAATACACGGATAAAAACAACGTTATAACCGTAGTAACAATTGACCCTTCTCTAGAAGAGACGCTGATTGGAGCTATTCATCAATCCGAATATGGATCATTTTTGGCCGTAGATCCCAACATGGGAGAGAGAATCTTGACTCAAACACAAAGGCATCTGCTTAATTTTAAAAGAATGAAGCTAAGTTCCGTTCTCCTCTGTTCTCCAAGGCTCAGACCCCACTTCAAAAAATTTATCGAAAGAAGTTTCCCCAGCATAGCTGTTTTGTCCTATAACGAAATTGTTCCACAAGTAAAAGTACAAAGCATAGGAATGATTTCTGTTGAATAAAAAAAAATAATTTGCTAAAATTGATAAATGGACAAAAAGGTAAGTTCTTCTTCATCAGGGTCAAAGATCTCATCGCGAACAGAAGGGATTTTTTTCGCTATCCCCGCAGGAATTACAGGCCTTCTAAGAAGATTTTGGCCTTTCGCCAAAAAATTCACTAAAAAATTCAGTGAAGAGTGCGAAAATCCAGAAGAAAAAGAGGGAGAATTTATGGCTGCTGTAAAAAAAGACGCTAATCGGTGGACATAAATGATATCAAGAGAACAAATTGAAGATCGCATTATAAAAGTTATTCGTGAACGCTTCTTAAAATATTCAGATGAAGTCGTCACAAAATATAAACGTCAAATTGAAAGCACTGTAAATTGGTACGTCTCTACACTCCCTTCGCATATCAGAAAATCCGAAGCTGAAGATTTAGCTCAAGAAGCAAAAATCGCTTTCATCGACGCTTTAAAAACATGGGATCCCCGCAGGGGCGAGCTTTGGCCTTATGTCTCTATCCGCCTTAAAGGTTCTATGCAGGACTACCTTAGAAAAAAGAAGATGGATCAGGTCTCAGGAATGTATGAGTGGATCAATTCTGCCGCGCATATTTACATGGCATTTAACCGCGAAGCAATAGTTCATGACGAAGCAGATGATATATTGCATGTTGACGGCGCACTACAAGAACTAAGTGAAAAAGAACAAGAAATTGTAAAAAAATATTACAAAGAAGATAAAACTTTTAAAGAGATTGGAGATGAAATAAGCCTTTCCGAATCGCAAGTCTCGCGTATTTGCAATGAAGCTACTCGTAAGATGAAAAAGTTCGTCAAGTCGACCCAGCCTAAGTAAACCACACATATTATTGGTTAAAGCTTTTTTGTTTGTATGATATAATTTATCGTAGCTATAAGCTACGAGCTATTGGCTAAACAAGCGGGAGTAGCTCAGTTGGTAGAGTATCAGCTTCCCAAGCTGAATGTCGCGGGTTCGAACCCCGTCTCCCGCTTTTTTCCCGGCGCGGTACCCAAGCGGTAAGGGAACTGTCTGCAAAACAGTCATTCGGCGGTTCAAATCCGCCCCGCGCCTGTTTGGCTTATGGCTTATAGCTTATAGCTTATGGCAGAGAAGAGAAAGTTGGCTTATGGCTTATAGCTTATAGCTTATGGCAGAGAAGAGAAAGTTGGCTTATGGCTTATAGCTTATAGCTTATGGCTAATAGCTAATGGCTTGGGGGGTAATAAGTAAATGTTTAGATTTAAGAATTTTAAGATATATAATGAAGCAAAAGACTTTGCTAAATTTTGTGAGGAAGTTATAAGTAAAAATCTAAAAAATGATAGAAAAGAGCTTTTATTTCAAACTAGAGGCGCATATTTATCTGTAATTCTTAATATTGCAGAAGGGTCTGGCTGTGATTCTGATAAAGAATTTAGAAGATTTTTGGAAATATCTTTAAGGTCAGTTTATGAGGTTGTCGCTGCCTTTGATTTAGCCTTTGAGATGGGATTGGTTGATGGTAAAATACAGGAAACAATTGAGAGTAAAGCAGAAATGCTCTGCAAACAAATTTCTTCTTTTCGCAAAAAGTTAAATTCGTGATTTTTTTTGCCATAAGCTATTAGCAATAAGCTATAGGCTAGAATGCGCGCTTAGCTCAGCTGGTTAGAGTACTTGCTTGACAGGCAAGGGGTCACTGGTTCGATCCCAGTAGCGCGCATTCTAGCTAATGGC from candidate division WOR-1 bacterium RIFOXYB2_FULL_36_35 encodes:
- a CDS encoding flagellar biosynthesis protein FlhB — encoded protein: MAEQGGDKTEEPTPHRLREAREKGQIAKSREVTTAVLLLLSYSVFRYFGEGSWTSLVQMGQGIFSQIPASANEFSFDFASYILLIGLKAFALALIPIFAVTFLAAIIVETMQTGFVFTGDPLSPKIERINPLEGFKKMFSLQGFVEVIKSILKIIIVFYIAWITVKKDLPYIMVLLDNNPWDSLLLGGLLAYTIAMRVGIFYIIIAFLDYLYRRWEYMKNLKMTRQEVKEEYKRLEGDPQVKQRIRDMARQIAYQRMMSSVPQADVVVTNPTHVACAVKYEQNKMKAPRLMAKGMRKHAEKIRQIAEEHEIPVVENEPLARSIYRTTKVGQEIPRELYQAVAEVLAYIYKKKKDKEALNKTIAGIPRG
- a CDS encoding flagellar biosynthetic protein FliP; translated protein: MKKIWFFVFLLLPSFALAAPQGQIAGQINLNSIMNSPQFSSSIQMIIGIALISLVPFFLISVTGFLRIIIVFSLVRTAIGTQQVPPTSVLVGIAVFMTIFVMNPVWQEVNKKAIEPYNQGKFSEMQAFKAGSEPLKMFMLRQVRENDLALFVKFSNIEPPKKAEDVPLYVVIPAFMISELKTSFQIGFLLFIPFIIIDLVVANILLSLGMFMLSPVMVSLPFKILLFVLVDGWNLITRGLLMSFR
- a CDS encoding flagellar motor switch protein FliN; the protein is MEVKTVQFPELDAEGKGMRIGEGTLSDIPIEVTAELGKSKLTLREILEIAEGSIIELDRLAGEPLDIKVGGSVIAQGEVVAIDDNYGIRITNVLLK
- a CDS encoding flagellar biosynthetic protein FliQ yields the protein MNQDFIVQVMNQGIMTVLIVSLPIVGIGLLVGFIISLFQAVTQIQEQTLTFVPKVIAVLLLLAVTFPWIMSLLIDFTATLWSSIPNMVR